Genomic segment of Paenibacillus sp. FSL R5-0912:
GTATTGTGGTGATGAGAGTGAGAGATACGGTAAATGACCGGATCGCGCAAATTGATATTTGGAGAGGACATATCGATTTTGGCGCGCAGCACCTTCTCGCCGTCCTTGAATTCGCCTGCCCGCATGCGGTGGAACAAGTCCAGGTTCTCATCGATACCGCGTTCACGGTAAGGACTGTTCTGTCCCGGCTCCGTCAGCGTTCCGCGGAATTCACGGATCTGCTCTGCCGTGAGATCATCGACATAAGCTTTGCCCTTCTTGATCAGCAGTTCGGCCCGCTCGTACATTTCACCGAAATAATCCGAGGCGAAACGCAGCTCTTCCCATTCGTATCCGAGCCACTTCACATCTTCCTGAATGGAGTTCACATACTCCGTGTCTTCTTTGACCGGATTGGTGTCATCGAATCTCAGATGGGTCTTGCCGCCGAATTCATCAGCCAGTGTAAAGTTAATCCAGATCGCCTTGGCATGTCCGATATGTAAATAACCGTTCGGCTCCGGCGGAAAGCGGGTGACCACTTCCTTAACCTTGCCCGAGCGGAGATCTTCGGTAATGACGTTCTTAATGAAATTGGAGGGTGTACCCTGGTTCTCCACAATGATCAACCTTTCGTTCTGTATTATTACTACTTCCTTGTATAAACATGTTTCCTATTAATATACCCGTTAGACAGGGAATGTTCAATAAAAGTTAACCAGAAACGGCACTCCTGTCCCTGATGTACAACGTATCTGTCCCGGTGAAACTAAGCCGCCTTTAAGATCCAACAGCGATGAAACTGCATCTTTGACTTCTCTCCCGGCGATAGAGTAGCATGGATCATATAGGATTACCGAGAAGAGGAGGGTACCCATGAAACCGATCAAACTGCCCAAAGAGCAGCGGGAATTGATCACCGAGAATATCCGCGCATACTTCGAAGCCGAACGCGGGGAAACGATTGGCCATCTTGCAGCAGATAATCTGCTGGAGTTCTTCCTGAACGAGCTTGGGCCGGCTGTCTATAACGGGGCACTGAGTGACTGCCGGACACTGGCCTCACAGCGCATGCAGGCGCTGGAGGAAGATATCTACGCTCTGGAGTGGAAAAAGCGTTAGGGCAGAAGACTATACCTTACGCTGCAGAGGGGGAAGCCGCATGTTTAATTATGTCATTGATGAAGAGCTGAAGCTGAAGCTGCTAATGCCGGAGCATGCCCGCCATATGTACGCCCTGGTGGAGCGCTCACGCCACCGGCTCAGGCAGTGGCTGCCTTGGGTGGACGGCGTAGCCGAGCAGGCCCACCTGACTACTTTCATCAAGAATGCCGTGAAGCAGGGCAGTGACAATGGCGGCTTCACGGCCGGACTATGGGTCCGGGAGGAATTAGCAGGGATCATCGGGTATCACGAGATTGACTGGCACAACCGGTCTGTCGGTATTGGCTACTGGCTGGGTGAAGGTTATGAAGGCAACGGCTACATGACCAGCGCCTGCCGGGTATTTGTGGATTATGCCCTGCTGGAGCTGGAGCTCAACCGTGTAGAGATCCGCTGCGCCACGGGTAACACGGCAAGCAGGGCTATTCCCGAGCGGCTCGGCTTCATCTTCGAAGGCGTGATCCGCGAGGCGGAGAAGCTGCCCGCAGGTTATGTGAACCACGCAGTCTACGGTCTGCTGCGCAGCGAATGGAAGCTGCTGGGCTGACAGCAGATTGTAGCTTCACGCTCTGCGGGAAACGGTGCCCGTCCGGTTCAGGGACGGCTTCGTTCGTTTCAGCTAATGGGCAATAAGGGCAGCAGTTGGATAAACAACACTTAATTTCTCACCTTTCGTCTAACAAGGCTGAAACTAACTATTATAGTTGC
This window contains:
- a CDS encoding DUF2164 domain-containing protein; this encodes MKPIKLPKEQRELITENIRAYFEAERGETIGHLAADNLLEFFLNELGPAVYNGALSDCRTLASQRMQALEEDIYALEWKKR
- a CDS encoding GNAT family N-acetyltransferase; translation: MFNYVIDEELKLKLLMPEHARHMYALVERSRHRLRQWLPWVDGVAEQAHLTTFIKNAVKQGSDNGGFTAGLWVREELAGIIGYHEIDWHNRSVGIGYWLGEGYEGNGYMTSACRVFVDYALLELELNRVEIRCATGNTASRAIPERLGFIFEGVIREAEKLPAGYVNHAVYGLLRSEWKLLG